The genomic stretch TCATGTGTTAAGGTTGAACTTGCAGAACATTTCGCCAATCCCCACTACAAACCTTCGACAAAGTCAAATTACCTCAGGCCGAGTGCAAGTCTTAAAAGTCTATTTCCATTGTTAGCAAGCAACGCCACATGACTGTATTCATCTACCTCCAATGCATCAGATTCACCAAACTATCTAGCCACTCATGAACCAAAAAGCTGCACTGGCCCCAAGGTTAGTTCACAAGGTGGGGGCTGGCGCTCTTGAAAGGAAGTGTGCACGAGTAAGTCACGTATCTGACACCATCAAGCAGTACGACGACAAATATCCTGGAGAGGGGTTTTGGTGATACTCTTGGGTCACCATCCCCATTGCCAGCCTCCCTGGGATCAGCTAGCACAGAGACGATAACTGATGATGCTGGCTTGCTATCAGGTACCTTGCTGCTTTCAGAAGTGCTGTTAAAAGACTGAGGCTTTGTGTTGTTCACCGTTTTTCCAGTGAGTGGAATCGCCTCGTTATACATGATCCTCCTGTTTTTTAGCTTGCCCCCATAAGCAGGAGCAGGCTTCTGAATTTTCTGGGTAGCATTGACACTTGAGGAGTTCACAGTTGGAGAAGCAGGTATAATGCCACCAGATTTGACCGAAGCTGCGGAAATATCGAACTGGAATACCTCACTGCACATTCCGGAGTTCAAAACGGGTCCTGAAAATTGTTACACACAAATCCCAGAGTAAGACACTATGGATAAATACTCAAGGAGTATCAAATCTCAACCAGACAGTTGGAGATTCTGACAAGAAATGTTTGACAAAAATCTGGATATTCTGGAATGCCTACTAAACATTACTGAAATATCAAAAAAATGAACACAGATTTTATCGTTGAGAGTTCCAATTTGTTGCCTCTCCTCATTTTATCAGGAAAAGCAACCGCTAGAATTAAATCTCTGATCAAAGACAGCAAACTTCAGATTTGAGGTCAAAAACTATCTCCTAAGATGTAGAAACTTTACTTCCAAGTTTGAACTTTGAACTAGGCTTAAAGCTTGAAAGATTTTGTGAGCATAGGCTGCAAATTTAAGTATGCACTGTATGCAACCTCAGAAATGGGTGAAGAGAGCAGGATCAGCATACAAAGATCACCCCATCCAAGTTGAAATTTCCTTACTGCCATTGTACATGGCCACAGAAGTTATATAATCAAGCAATAACAACACACAAGTTCTTATGAGTCCATATGGCATGGTCATCACAATTATAGATACCCCCCTCCCCCCTAAAAGAAAGATACCTCAAGTATGGACATAGTTCCATTTTCTTGCCACGCTACCATGTCATGTTAATAGCTGGCAACTTATACTCCCTCAGGTCGCAATAGATGACATTTTGGACAGCAAAATATAACTAATTACAAGTCAACTTTGTTGTCCAACCAAAACGTCCTTTAATTATGATTCAAGGTGGTAGCTTTATTTCCCAATCTAACTTGCTTTCACGTGTTTTCCACAAATCACTTGCTCAAACTTACCATTTAGATTCGTATTTTTAATTGGTGAAGTTCTAAATTTTATATTATATACACATCACATAAGAGGATGTCTGAATGCTAGACATGGTACAAATGAATTTCATGGTGAATGTGCTACCACAAATAAACAAAGAATATGACATTGCTAAACAAATTAAACATCAACGTGCTTACCTTCCATTCCTTCACGAAACCACTGTGGCATTGGTGCATCTGGCGGGAACATCTCTTTTGAATTCATATCCTTTCCAGGTGGGGACAGATAGCGAGCTATAGCAACACTGGTATCCTTACGATCTTTAACTGACTGACCATTTGAGGCCTTATGTGCCACTGCTTTCTCACTTGCAAGCACAGAATGAATAATCAAATTGCCATTGATCTTAACATGTTTTCCATTCCTCGGCACATACAACAAAGCAGGCAAGATCTCACTGGAGTTATTTGCAGATTGATGCTTCTGCCCCATTCCATCAGCATGCCCAGTAATCATTCCAGGATCAGTACTAATCATGTCACTACTGTTCAAACCACCTTTAGGTCCGTTACCATGGTTAGTGACACTAAACACCATAGCATCAGCATGGCCAAAATTTCCAAACATCACATTGTCGCTCCTTCCTCTCAATCCAAGACTATGATTGAACCCAGGAACAAAAGCACCAAAGACAAGTGCAACAAACAGCAAACCAAGAAGGCTAATACTTGCCACCTTCTTGGTCTTGGTCTTGGTTTTACTCTTGCTCTCCACAGACTTCTTGACCTCCTGTTTCTTGGATACCTTCCCTGCAGCTGCTGCCTGCTGTGGCTTCAATCGTGGGATTGGCACAAGTGGGACATGGGAGCCATGAGGCCGCATTGCATACCCAGGAACCCAGGGGAAATGAATGCCCGGCAGTGGTGGCGGTGGATACACCCCAGGTGGCGGGCCACTCACCCCGGCACCACCGAGTTTCTGCCTCAGTGTGGCGTTCTCGGCCGCGATGAAGGAGATCTTAGAATTGAGGTCATTTATCACCGAGTGCATCGATTTCACCTTCTCCTCCAGCTCCTCGACGTACAGCTTCTTCCTCTGCCGAGAGAGCTGCGCGCTCTCGCGGTTCCGCATCAGGCGCGCAGTCCGGCGCTTGTCCTCTTCCTCGCCGCCCGCGCACCTCTCGTCGGAGTCCTCCGCGACGGCACGCGACGCCGATGCAGACGGGGAAAGCTCCCCATCGCCGGATCGGCGGCACTTGGACCCGTCCGAGGTCGCTCCTCCGGGACTCGCCTGCTTCCGCTTGAGGCTCCAGTTCGGGGCGGCGCCGCTCCTTCCCTCGTCCGAGTCCTCGTGCTTCACCTCGCGGACGCCGGCGTTGGCCACGGCGGAGTTGGCCCCGGAGGTGGCCGGGGAGGACGCGGCGGGGCCGGATCCGGCGGCGGAGCCCTCGCCGGAGTCGTCGCCGTCGTCCCCGCGGTCGGGGGACCGGAGGAGGAAGTCGTCGATAGAGAAATCTACGGGCAGGTCGAACTCCAGGCCATCGCAGCCGTCGTCGCCGGCGAATTCGCCAAGCGGGAGGCCGCCGGCGGCGAGGGGGAGGTCCGGGTCGAAGAGGTGTGCCGGGTAGTGGCGGAGATCGAAGGGGGAGGGGTCCAGGAGCGCCGGCTCCGCCATGGCTGCCGCCGCGTCACGAGGAACAGGACGGGGAGAGGCGGGGTTCGCGCTAGGGTTTTGGCATCGTCGAGGTGTAGGCACGGGAGGAAGGAGCGGGGTGCTTTGGAATGGAAGTCACGGGTACGGAGTGCGGACGGAGTCGGGGGTTGACGAGAGCTCGTGCTCGGGACGTGCCACTTCCCGATCCGGTCTTCCTGCTCGAAGTTTACCCGAACGTATCATTTCTTTCCAAGTGACGAGCGGGACCTACACTTGATCTAGGCCCACAAGTCATTGGCGTAGAAGTAGACGTGGGCGCTGTCGCTGCGTGGGTAGCAGCTAGATCTGGACTTGCTACTGTTGGGCACTGGCGGCTTGGCGTGCTGAAAGCGCTTTAAGCATGAGTAACGGAGAAGTTAAGATGCCTGGGACTGTGTGCGCTGGCGTGTGGGGTCATGGTCTGGATAGTGTTAGGTTAGAGGACGTGGGTAGATCGGTTAGAAAAGTTTACAGGGTCTGTTCGTGAAGGTTCCGGTGGGGCGGGTCAGTGGTGCAGCCAATGTGACGATCTGGATAGGCAATTTTAATGATTTTTGGGAATTTTTTACATATCCATCCTTTGAGATTAGCTGATTTCTGATTGCCTCTTCGCTCTTGGGTCATCTCTACTCTTTTAGGGAAACCACGTTACTAGTTTATCTTAGGCTATCTTCAACAACGGTACCTAAAATACAAGATTTATTCGTCTTTTTGGTAACGCTACATACAAAATGTTCAATACATATTCGACATTTTCTCcgacaacaagacccaaaagagaatcctttctgcaaatgcgtttccaggagagaggatgtccatatttgggttgtgcctctcaggcaacccaaaataggtctctcgtataggtactctgttagaGGCTGATTTTGGATCTCTTGCTACCGATTTTGGATTTGGATGCCCATATGAGTTCCTTGTCGGAGACCGTCTTAATGGTCTCGTATGCATAGTTATGTTGGACTTTTTATGATATAGAtggaaaagagaaaaaaaacaaaataaaaatattgtTATTTCATTAAAGGAAAAAGTCTAAATAACCCCCTCATGTATCATTGGGTGTCTACTTAACCCCTCTATCTACAAAACCATGTATTTAGCACCTTAAAGTTTGCCAAGCCGGTTAGAAAACCCCCTGGCTGGTATTGCAGGGCGGTTTTGCCTATCTGGACAGCCACCATGGCAGGCAAGCACATGCCGCCGCCCGAGCCCGCCCATCAGGTCATTCGAGCAAGCTGGTGGTCCCACCTCATGACCCGAGCTAGGAGGCAACCTTGCCCGCCTGGGTCGTAGGGGTAGGCATGCTGCGCCTGCGCGTGCGGGGAACAACCGCGCGCCAGTACTCACGCCGCCACGCGCCCAGTCACAACCTGCGCACGCTTGCCAGGCATCGCGCTCAAGCGCCCCTCGCTCGGCCCGCGCATGCCGGGGCCACCACCCACGCACCCTTGACCAGGCTTGTCGTCACGGGTGCGAGTTGCGCGACGTCATCGCAGGTCCGCAGCGCGGTGACCGTGGCAGCAAGGCCGACGTCCTTGTAGAGGGCTCAGACACGCCGCATCCCCGGATTGCCATCCGGGGAACGCTTTCTACAACAAGCCGCCTCGCCCGCGACGAGCGCCTAGGCCCCCGTCACCAGCAGCACCGGCCGCACCGTCCCGCTCGCCGACCCCGTAGAAGGCGAGACCGGCTACGTACAGAGTACTAGCATCTCTCTGCCATCCTGTGCCATCTCATCTCGTTCAGCTTTTGCAGGTTGCAGCCCTGCGTGCCTCACAGATAGCAATTcatgcatgcatgagcatgaTTTTGCTGGCCAGACCCAGACGCCGTTTAGGTAGCTATCCCAGCCCGTGTACCAGCTTGGACACCTACACATGCATTATCCTCCGATCGATATGAACACGTATCATTCAAGGCAACCAGCATCGAGAATTGAATTAAGCAATGCATACATAACTCACACAGGCACAGCACCATCCGGCGACAAACAAAACAAAGGACATCGAAGATGGTGGTAGTGgctgtggaggtggcggcggcggcggctgtggttGTTGACGAATGCAGGGTTGCAGGGTGCTCGTCCGCAGCCACCCGTTCAGTCGTTCTCCAGCCGTTCTTCGCTTGCAACCATGAGCATTCGAATCAAACACGTGTCAGACTACCTTTAGGTGAGCTGACAGATTGGCGAAGCAACTATCGATGGCCGGCGGGTGGGAGGGCAGCTTACATGGTAGTGCCGTTCTCTGCACTGGTGCATCTTGACCGTGAGCACGGGCCACTGAGCGGGTGTCGGCAGGCTCTGAGCGTGTTCCCCATCGGTCGGGATCGCCTCCTCCCCTCGCTCCTTCGCTCCTCCCCGCAAGCTCCCGTGCCCGTCGTCTCCGGTGTTGATGGTGCTGCCTATTACACCGCTCCTGGCTGATACGGCCGCCCCGAGCGTCATTGTGCGCCTAGAGTTCTGGCCCGTTGTGCCGTGCCACCGAGACCGTAGAAGCAGAGGAAGGTGGAGGCGTCAAGCCCGGACAACACCGATTGGGCGGTCGCGATGGTGTCGCCTATGGCCTGGAATCGTTGTCCTCCCGTGCATGTCGTCGCATTGACGGCATGGAGTAATCACAAGGCTGACCTGCCCGTGTGGATGGTCGCGGCGAAGCTGTTGAAGCTAGCTGCGCTAGCTCATGGGCCAAGAGGGCCTAACAGCTGGGCAGAGCGCCATGGTGGCTATGTGTGACAGATAGATAACCACGTCAGCAAAACCAGGGTCCAATACCACCTCATGGAGTTATATAGACGGTTTGAAGATGTTTAAGGTGTAGAATAACTGGTTTTATACtttagggggtgaagtagacatcGCTCCAAACATCAAGGGGTTATATAGACTTTTTCCTTTCATTAAATAACCATTCACAACCTAAATTTTATAATTATGAGACAACTTCTTTGTTCctatttttttctcgaatacgcaaaaggttTGCACATCTTTATATTAAAATCGAGAAATAGTAAAAGTTACAACGACGTGCCACGAACATGGCACACTAGAGTGGGGGCACTAGTGTTATACAATCGGCTCTGCCCTCCCTAGCATAAGAAGCTCATGGGCTATTACTCGTTAATCATACTACATAGCCATCATCGGCGATTAGACGTGCTGGAGTGCGCGGCCTCGGTCGCTCTCCTTGTGGGTCTAGGAAGAGCTGACGCATTGCCTCAGCATGCGAGGGGTTGAGCTGGTCGACGAAGATGCTGTCGTAGGCGTCCATGGACACTGTGGAAGGCCTCGTCTGCCCGTTAAGAAAACCCATCCGGTTCATCACCAGCGCCTCTCCCTCGCTTCGAAGCCAGGACACATGAAAGCGCCTGAGCGGCAATTCTCCTGCTGTGAGTTGGCAACTTTGGTTGTGCCTCCACATCTGGCTGAGGCAGCAGCGGCAGTGACACCTTAAGCAGGATCTTTGCAGTGAACCGCTTTAACCTCATGGTGGTGGAGCTCCCGCGTTCCTCGGGAGGTGTGGTCGTGTCAACGGTTGGGTGAATGGCATTGGCTTTGTGGGCGTGCCTTGTCATCAACGACGGCGGGTTGTCCCCCTCACGGTGGCAGGGTGGGGATGACCGCGTCCTCGCCTGGGGGGTATGTTGTTGGAGCACGCCTCGGGCACCACGGCGTGTCCCGCCCACTGTGGCGTGACTGGTGACTGCCCCTGCTTCGGCTATAGCGTAGGCGAGCTCATCGTCCAAGCCTTCGCGGGAGAAGTGGTGTGCACTAGCGATGCTTCATCATCTTGAGGTGTAGTCGACGTGGCGGGCGATGGCCGGCTCACGACGTGCGAGGCGGCAAACTCCTCCAACATTGGGTCGATCCACTCGTGAGGTCCCGTGCTTACGCATAGCTCC from Miscanthus floridulus cultivar M001 unplaced genomic scaffold, ASM1932011v1 fs_480_1_2, whole genome shotgun sequence encodes the following:
- the LOC136531935 gene encoding bZIP transcription factor 39-like, whose translation is MAEPALLDPSPFDLRHYPAHLFDPDLPLAAGGLPLGEFAGDDGCDGLEFDLPVDFSIDDFLLRSPDRGDDGDDSGEGSAAGSGPAASSPATSGANSAVANAGVREVKHEDSDEGRSGAAPNWSLKRKQASPGGATSDGSKCRRSGDGELSPSASASRAVAEDSDERCAGGEEEDKRRTARLMRNRESAQLSRQRKKLYVEELEEKVKSMHSVINDLNSKISFIAAENATLRQKLGGAGVSGPPPGVYPPPPLPGIHFPWVPGYAMRPHGSHVPLVPIPRLKPQQAAAAGKVSKKQEVKKSVESKSKTKTKTKKVASISLLGLLFVALVFGAFVPGFNHSLGLRGRSDNVMFGNFGHADAMVFSVTNHGNGPKGGLNSSDMISTDPGMITGHADGMGQKHQSANNSSEILPALLYVPRNGKHVKINGNLIIHSVLASEKAVAHKASNGQSVKDRKDTSVAIARYLSPPGKDMNSKEMFPPDAPMPQWFREGMEGPVLNSGMCSEVFQFDISAASVKSGGIIPASPTVNSSSVNATQKIQKPAPAYGGKLKNRRIMYNEAIPLTGKTVNNTKPQSFNSTSESSKVPDSKPASSVIVSVLADPREAGNGDGDPRVSPKPLSRIFVVVLLDGVRYVTYSCTLPFKSASPHLVN